Genomic window (Acidobacteriota bacterium):
GAGTCGGCGTCGTACCAGGCGATGATCTCGTCGGCGCCCTCGGAAAAAGAGATTGTCGCGGCGAATTCAGGGACAAAGCTTTTTATCTTGGAGTTGTCGAATATCATGCTGTGGGCCTTGTCGCCGAGCAGGCTGTCCCCCCACTCGCGGTCGTAACCGTTGATGACCTCTGACGGGACATGCACGATCTCGGTGGTGGTGCCGGCCGCCCGTGCCAGGATGTGGTGGATCCGGTCCCAGGTCAGCCACTCGTCGGAGGTGATGTGAAACGCTTCACCGACGGCGTCATCACGACCCAGCAGCCCTACGAGCCCAATTGCGAAATCTCGGTGGTGGGTCAAGGTCCACACGCTCGTGCCGTCTCCGTGGACGACCACCGGGTCGCCCCGACGCATGCGGTCGATGACCGTCCAGCCGCCATGCGGAGGGAGCAAGGTGCAGTCGTAGGTGTGCGATGGCCGGATGATGGTGCACGGGAAACCCTCCTCGCGGTAGGCGTGAAGGAGCCGTTCCTCGCAGGCGATCTTGTGGCGGGAGTATTCCCAAACCGGGTTTTCGAGGGGGGTGGATTCGGTCACCGGCAGGCGAGCCGGAGGCGTTTGATAGGCCGAGGCGGAGCTGATGAAGACGTAGTGGCGAGTGCGGTCGCGGAACAGCTCGAGATCTGACTCGATGTGCTCGGAAGTGAAGGCAACCCAATCGACAACCGCGTCGAACTCGAGCGCACCGATCGCCGCGCGGGCGGATGCCGGCTCGCGGATGTCACCGATCAACCGGGTGACCCCGTCGGGGACCGGCCGCCAGCTTTGGCCCCTGTTCAAGACCCAGAGCTCGATCCCGCGTTCTACGGCGAGGCGTGTACAGGCCGAGCTGATGATTCCGGTACCGCCGATGAATAGAACACGCATTTCCCTACCAGGAATCGGTGCGGAACGGGGACGCGGGTAGACCTCCCAGATTGTAGAGATTGGCACTGTCCGGGTTATCGGCCCAGGCGTACCGAACCGCCACCGGT
Coding sequences:
- a CDS encoding SDR family oxidoreductase — translated: MRVLFIGGTGIISSACTRLAVERGIELWVLNRGQSWRPVPDGVTRLIGDIREPASARAAIGALEFDAVVDWVAFTSEHIESDLELFRDRTRHYVFISSASAYQTPPARLPVTESTPLENPVWEYSRHKIACEERLLHAYREEGFPCTIIRPSHTYDCTLLPPHGGWTVIDRMRRGDPVVVHGDGTSVWTLTHHRDFAIGLVGLLGRDDAVGEAFHITSDEWLTWDRIHHILARAAGTTTEIVHVPSEVINGYDREWGDSLLGDKAHSMIFDNSKIKSFVPEFAATISFSEGADEIIAWYDADSSRRTIDEEFDRTVDRIISDWHRTFPT